CCAGCTTTATGTCCATGGATCATACCATGCAGCTCGAAACCAATGAGGTGGCAAAGATAAGTATCAATGGTGATGAACATTGTCTTCTCATCCGTATACACATTGTAATAACAGCACGAGGTGTCTTCATCGTACCAGTCCAGGTTCTCTTCCGGCCTCTCCACGTCAAAGTGCTTCCCCAGCACCGTCTTCGCCAACTTGTCAAGATTGTACCGCCACAGATCCACCTTCTGACCTACCTCCTTCATCCCTTCCTCTGCCATCGCCCTAAGGTCCAACGCCTTCTTCAGCTCGATCCCGTGGTGCTTCTCCAGCTTTGCCTTCACCTTTTCGATCTCCATTCCCACCGCGATAACCCTAGGGTTGGCGAAGAAGTCGCAGAGGGGCCTAGGGTTTTGCTTCGCTTTGTAAGAGTCAGCTTGTCCGGGAAGAGGGTAGAGGAGGCAGTGAGAGCCAACACAGAGGGAGATGAAGTCGTAGCCGTGGTCCTTGACGCCGCGCTTGGTGTACTTGGTAAATTGGTGCTCTGCGGTTACGCCGACGATGACCGGGGTGTTTTTGGGAGTGGACTTGAGGAGGTTGGTGAGCCACTTGGAGAGCGTTTGGGAAGAGGTGGTGTTGATGCAGAGGATGCGTTGGTCGTTGGCATGAACGGTGTAAGAATAATGGCGGTAAGTGGGGTCGTAAGCCTCGACTTGGGTGATCATGCTGGGTTCAATGCTGATCTCGAGAACCATTGTTGTTAGTGGTTGTCGGATCAGGGACTTGCAACGGTTGTGGGATCGTCTTCTTGGAGCGGCAAGATGGAGATAACTGCAAAGATGCTTCGACCTCTAAGTCAGAATGAATCCGAAAGGTATAAAGTACGAGGAATGAGTGAGTATCTGTGGGGTTTCTGGCTTCCTTTATATAGCTTAtaataattatcttatcttatcttatcttgttttatcttatcttatccagTTAACATAAGTGAAGTATTTGAATTCTAATATTAATTAGAAATTGTAGGACCAGCAGTCATTATCTTATCAAATATATGTCAGCTAAAGTTCCTCATTTTAGATGACGTGACAACTCCAATTCTTAGTTATATTAGAGTAAGACATGCGTGGAGAGATAAATAATTTTATGtgatatattatatttattaNTTATACgtttttttgtttgtaaataattaaaaaatgaataaatgagaatgaaaaatatataaaaatgttatattattttttaaaaactttttgacaattagtatgaaagattaagaaatgaaaagtaataaaagttttaattagtatgaaagattaagaaatgaaaagtaataaaagttttaatatatataagttgtagaatttgaatatttgtaactgaaattttttataattattattattatgacactttttaatgtatgtttattatatttaattagtacttgatgtttcaattaaataatagataagagttttttgtcttaatttttttaaaatattttattaaatgctgattgGTTGATTATCATCTTTTGCCAAATCATTAGAATTGCTGACTTGACATCATTAGCAAAAAGAGAAGGTTTAAATTCATTGTGAAGAAAATTGGTACCagcttttatatattataaatagatagatagattcTTCGTTCGTTGAGAGTTTTGCGTTGGATAGGTTGTCCAATGGAAACTCTGCCGGCCTTCATGGATCAATACTATGAGCTTGTTGAAATTGATCTATCTTATAGCTCCAGCATTATACAAGTATGGCATGGAAAAAAGCTGAACCTTTTCGTGCTCTATTAGATTTTACTGCATTGATTAACGTTTGCAAGGATGTTAATGGTGtgatgtttctttattttgtTCAGTTTCTGCAAAAGCTGAAGTACTTATATCTGTCTAAGTGCCCTCGGCTGAAACAAATTCCAGATCTTTCTGAAGTTCCCAATCTTGAAATACTTCACGTTGAATATTGTGATGAACTGAATGATTTTCCCTCGTATCTCACACGCCACAGAGCCTTGTTAAACTTAATTTATTTCGTTGCCTAAGTCTTGAAACTCTTGCGAGTAAATTGGGGATGAGTTCCCTCAAGGAACTAGATCTTGGTGACTGCACAAGAATGAGGAAACTTCCAGAATTTGGAGAATGCATGAAACATTTATAAGTTCTTTCTTTGTCATATACAGCCATAGAAGAACTCTACCCACAACGGTTAGACAAAGGGTTCTGTGTGTACCCTGTTTGTCCTAAAGCAAGAGGCTCTGACCCACCTGAATTATTATTACCTCTCTTCCCTTTTTATTCCCAcaacgcttcttcttcttcttagtcCTTATAGCTCTTGACAGAGGTTTGATAGAGGTGAGTTCTTGTTATGTGGGTATGCGAGTGTGCATCTTTGTGCTAAATTGTATGTTTGTCATTGTGGACATGAAAAGtatgaaattgaaaaaataaagataaaatgaaCCGGGTTGCCATGTGCATTTCTGTAATATGGCGTTTGAAGGCTGTGTTTATGTTCATGTATGATGGATTTTCCACGTTTTTGGTTTTGAATGTTTTTGGAAAGATGTTTAAATTGAGTTTCATGGTGTTAAATAAATTAGTAGTACCTTTAAAGTTTACTTCTCCTTACTACAGGATTTACTATATCCATGTCAATTTCAGTTACACTTTCAATACACACTTTGTTTTACAAATTGAAGCATCTTGTTGAAGTAGTTCCATCATTTACAATTTCCTTAAGGTCAATTTCGACAAAAAAGAACATGTAAAAGTAACAAAAACAAAAGAGCAAACCCTCACACTTAGTGCTCAAAATTGCAAGCAAAAGTGCGAGTTTACTGATTACTTACTCTCAGAAAAGTGTACAGGGTTAAATACTGTAATAATGTAGAACCATGGAACTATAAATAAACCACTACTCTCTCATCATGTTATTCAAACCAATTTATGTCCAATTGTCTTAGTTTTGTAAGCCACTTATGTGTATCTTGATATATACATGGTTTAGATGGTGTTTCCAGATCACCATCATCTACATTTGATGCTGACTCTGCATTATCAACTCTCTTACCCTTCTCCACAAGATAAATAATACCACTTCATGAGGTATGTAtgtaaggaaaagtctagggggcagcagttttgttgaattttggccagcatgtaaccagcagagaaaggtgagtcattggatgaaatctcacactaatctcacaccattagatcatcattgatggctatttgatggctaccaatcacaaaagttgctcgCCCCCTAGCATTGCTCATGTATATAATTCAGTAGTATACTTAATCCGCTTAATTTCTAAATGCTGTTAGAATAGGAACTTTGATTCACAATTAGTGCTTGTTTTCTTACTTTCCAATTTTGATTTAGGGAAATTGGGTAGTTAGGAAAAAAGATGATCTATAAATTATGGGTGTaatgtaataataataacataCATTCCTCTTGAACTAAATAAAAAGCTTATTTTTACTTATGaaagcaaataacaaaagaatgTAAATTGTTCAAGAATATTGGATAGTGGATACATCATCATGAGTTACACAAATCATTTTTCTAAGGTCTCTCACGTAGCATTTCTCAAAGAATTATTCAAATGAATCGATTTGACTGAATTACAgtcaattaaaattaaagtatgaaattaaaagaagaaaaaacctTGATATTCAAAAGAAGAGATTACGTGGAAGCGAGCTTCACAATGAAAGCGGCATCTCAACAGCTTCCTTATTATAAAAATTCAAGCAATGAAGTTCTTCAATGTCACTCTCATTCTCCCATCACCCAATAGCACCCACCTCAGTcattaatttttgttaattaattagtattatcAAATTGTCATTAAACTAATGCAACTGTTCTCTTTGCTTCACTCAAAAGCTAAAATCTTTTCTCACTTTTAATCCTGCCCATTGAAGTCCCATTTTCCACGCGGCTTCTAAACCGTTGACTCACTCACATTAACCGCcgcaagttttttattttttcattttttctggtTTCATTGCATAGAACTGATAGAAGAGACAAATGAATGAAACAGAATCTTTTGGAGTAATTTTTTCACTGTAGTGAGAGCATTTTTATTTACAGTAATGCCTGTCATTGACCAAAGTAACTACTAGATTCTGAGTTCGAACaaagttttttttatattattgtatGCCAAGTTGAGTGAAGTTTCACTTAGACCTGTTCTTGTGTTGTAACTTGTATGTTAGTTGTTATGCTTGAAGGGTGTTTGTAAAAATTCCTGAACTAAACCTGatcaattctttttcttttttcttttttctccctTCTTTGTTTTTTTAAAAGGGAAATCGCTAGTTTGACAAAGTTCAAAGATTGAGTGTGTGAAGTAATGTCACAAAGTTTTGAAACATACTATTCCTTCACTTGGTTTTTGGAGAAGGAGTGTTAATGTGACAACACAAAACTCATATAGGAATCTTTCTTTCTGAAACTTGTTAAGTGCTTATTAGACAAACTTTGTGTTGACAAAAAGTATTAAAGTAGTTGCTTCAAGTGGTTGACCTGGAGGAAGAAGAAACTATCATCACCATGGAAATGGAAGGGAGAGGATTCTCTGGCTTGTAATGAATAATAATCCCCTTTCTCCTACCCTTCTTTTCATCCTTTGTGTCCTATAAAACCACGAAACTGCTTCTACTATTTCCCCCTAACCACACAAACACAAACCCGTGAAGAAGTGATCTTAGTTCTTTACTAATAATAGTCTTCTATAGATGCTGCAGAGTGCAGATACAAATCACAATCCAATTCCACGCTGCTGCTTTTGAAGTTCAACATATATATATGGCATCCACTTCTACTTCTAAAAGGTCTTGCAAGTATCATGTGTTTCTCAGTTTCAGGGGTGAAGATACTCGCCCTGGATTCACTAGCCATCTCTATGCCGCACTCACAAGGAAGGGAATCA
The DNA window shown above is from Arachis ipaensis cultivar K30076 chromosome B08, Araip1.1, whole genome shotgun sequence and carries:
- the LOC107611744 gene encoding uncharacterized protein LOC107611744; its protein translation is MVLEISIEPSMITQVEAYDPTYRHYSYTVHANDQRILCINTTSSQTLSKWLTNLLKSTPKNTPVIVGVTAEHQFTKYTKRGVKDHGYDFISLCVGSHCLLYPLPGQADSYKAKQNPRPLCDFFANPRVIAVGMEIEKVKAKLEKHHGIELKKALDLRAMAEEGMKEVGQKVDLWRYNLDKLAKTVLGKHFDVERPEENLDWYDEDTSCCYYNVYTDEKTMFITIDTYLCHLIGFELHGMIHGHKAGKSQDSCKSKKKVNKKKNS